One Coffea arabica cultivar ET-39 chromosome 5c, Coffea Arabica ET-39 HiFi, whole genome shotgun sequence DNA window includes the following coding sequences:
- the LOC113690895 gene encoding arogenate dehydratase/prephenate dehydratase 1, chloroplastic isoform X3 has product MAVKNLINLGCLFPQVGCAQFSEKPSVYACLGLKCSEFIGFSGNHAIRCLGDQNCSSNSASELPSVVDNRESSLANKLQKDLTSLPRPLSVSDFSTFPSHGSKVRVSFKGEPGSYSEDAALKAYPQCETVPCNEFEDAFKAVELWIADRAVLPIENSLSGSIHRNYDLLLRHRLHIVGEVQLPVNFCLLALPGIPLERLKRVLSHPQALAQSDNFLSKLGVVRENFEDTAGAAQLVVSKRMFDAGVIATARAAEIYGLNIVAKAIQDEPDNFTRFIILARDPIIPRTDKAFKIESRPQRKQPLRVVDDSNNGTAKYFDYLFYIDFEASMAESRAQNALGHLQQEFATFLRILGSYPIDAAA; this is encoded by the exons ATGGCTGTCAAGAATTTAATTAACTTGGGGTGTTTGTTTCCACAAGTGGGATGTGCACAGTTTAGTGAAAAGCCCAGCGTATATGCTTGTTTAGGCTTGAAATGTAGTGAATTTATTGGGTTTTCAGGAAATCATGCAATAAGGTGTCTTGGAGATCAGAATTGTTCTTCCAATTCAGCTTCTGAATTGCCAAGTGTGGTTGATAACAGAGAAAGCAGCTTGGCTAACAAATTGCAGAAGGATTTGACCTCTTTACCCA GACCATTATCTGTCTCTGACTTTTCTACTTTTCCAAGTCATGGCTCGAAGGTGCGGGTATCTTTTAAG GGGGAGCCTGGTTCATATAGTGAAGATGCAGCACTGAAAGCTTATCCACAATGCGAAACTGTTCCTTGTAATGAGTTTGAAGATGCTTTTAAG GCAGTTGAATTATGGATCGCTGATAGAGCAGTTCTCCCGATTGAAAATTCTTTAAGTGGAAGTATTCATCGAAACTATGACTTGCTTCTTCGTCATAGACTACATATTGTGGGTGAGGTtcagttgcctgtaaatttttgCCTTCTAGCACTACCAGGCATCCCACTGGAGCGGTTAAAACGTGTCCTAAGCCATCCACAG GCACTTGCACAAAGCGATAATTTTCTCAGCAAGTTAGGTGTTGTTAGAGAAAATTTTGAAGACACCGCTGGTGCTGCTCAG CTTGTAGTTTCAAAGAGAATGTTTGATGCTGGTGTCATTGCAACTGCTCGAGCAGCAGAAATCTATGGACTCAATATAGTTGCCAAAGCAATTCAG GATGAACCAGATAACTTTACACGCTTTATTATACTTGCAAGAGATCCTATAATTCCAAGGACAGACAAGGCTTTTAAG ATTGAAAGTCGACCCCAAAGAAAGCAACCACTGAGAGTAGTTGATGACTCCAATAATGGAACTGCCAA GTATTTTGATTACCTGTTCTATATTGACTTTGAGGCATCTATGGCAGAATCTCGTGCACAAAATGCTTTAGGTCATTTGCAG CAGGAATTTGCAACATTTCTTCGTATACTTGGAAGTTATCCCATAGATGCAGCTGCTTAG
- the LOC113690895 gene encoding arogenate dehydratase/prephenate dehydratase 1, chloroplastic isoform X2 → MAVKNLINLGCLFPQVGCAQFSEKPSVYACLGLKCSEFIGFSGNHAIRCLGDQNCSSNSASELPSVVDNRESSLANKLQKDLTSLPRPLSVSDFSTFPSHGSKVRVSFKGEPGSYSEDAALKAYPQCETVPCNEFEDAFKAVELWIADRAVLPIENSLSGSIHRNYDLLLRHRLHIVGEVQLPVNFCLLALPGIPLERLKRVLSHPQALAQSDNFLSKLGVVRENFEDTAGAAQLVVSKRMFDAGVIATARAAEIYGLNIVAKAIQDEPDNFTRFIILARDPIIPRTDKAFKTSIVFTLEEGPGVIFKALAVFALRDINLTKIESRPQRKQPLRVVDDSNNGTAKYFDYLFYIDFEASMAESRAQNALGHLQEFATFLRILGSYPIDAAA, encoded by the exons ATGGCTGTCAAGAATTTAATTAACTTGGGGTGTTTGTTTCCACAAGTGGGATGTGCACAGTTTAGTGAAAAGCCCAGCGTATATGCTTGTTTAGGCTTGAAATGTAGTGAATTTATTGGGTTTTCAGGAAATCATGCAATAAGGTGTCTTGGAGATCAGAATTGTTCTTCCAATTCAGCTTCTGAATTGCCAAGTGTGGTTGATAACAGAGAAAGCAGCTTGGCTAACAAATTGCAGAAGGATTTGACCTCTTTACCCA GACCATTATCTGTCTCTGACTTTTCTACTTTTCCAAGTCATGGCTCGAAGGTGCGGGTATCTTTTAAG GGGGAGCCTGGTTCATATAGTGAAGATGCAGCACTGAAAGCTTATCCACAATGCGAAACTGTTCCTTGTAATGAGTTTGAAGATGCTTTTAAG GCAGTTGAATTATGGATCGCTGATAGAGCAGTTCTCCCGATTGAAAATTCTTTAAGTGGAAGTATTCATCGAAACTATGACTTGCTTCTTCGTCATAGACTACATATTGTGGGTGAGGTtcagttgcctgtaaatttttgCCTTCTAGCACTACCAGGCATCCCACTGGAGCGGTTAAAACGTGTCCTAAGCCATCCACAG GCACTTGCACAAAGCGATAATTTTCTCAGCAAGTTAGGTGTTGTTAGAGAAAATTTTGAAGACACCGCTGGTGCTGCTCAG CTTGTAGTTTCAAAGAGAATGTTTGATGCTGGTGTCATTGCAACTGCTCGAGCAGCAGAAATCTATGGACTCAATATAGTTGCCAAAGCAATTCAG GATGAACCAGATAACTTTACACGCTTTATTATACTTGCAAGAGATCCTATAATTCCAAGGACAGACAAGGCTTTTAAG ACAAGTATTGTATTTACTTTAGAGGAAGGCCCAGGAGTAATATTCAAAGCCTTAGCAGTGTTTGCACTGAGGGATATTAACTTGACAAAG ATTGAAAGTCGACCCCAAAGAAAGCAACCACTGAGAGTAGTTGATGACTCCAATAATGGAACTGCCAA GTATTTTGATTACCTGTTCTATATTGACTTTGAGGCATCTATGGCAGAATCTCGTGCACAAAATGCTTTAGGTCATTTGCAG GAATTTGCAACATTTCTTCGTATACTTGGAAGTTATCCCATAGATGCAGCTGCTTAG
- the LOC113690895 gene encoding arogenate dehydratase/prephenate dehydratase 1, chloroplastic isoform X1 produces the protein MAVKNLINLGCLFPQVGCAQFSEKPSVYACLGLKCSEFIGFSGNHAIRCLGDQNCSSNSASELPSVVDNRESSLANKLQKDLTSLPRPLSVSDFSTFPSHGSKVRVSFKGEPGSYSEDAALKAYPQCETVPCNEFEDAFKAVELWIADRAVLPIENSLSGSIHRNYDLLLRHRLHIVGEVQLPVNFCLLALPGIPLERLKRVLSHPQALAQSDNFLSKLGVVRENFEDTAGAAQLVVSKRMFDAGVIATARAAEIYGLNIVAKAIQDEPDNFTRFIILARDPIIPRTDKAFKTSIVFTLEEGPGVIFKALAVFALRDINLTKIESRPQRKQPLRVVDDSNNGTAKYFDYLFYIDFEASMAESRAQNALGHLQQEFATFLRILGSYPIDAAA, from the exons ATGGCTGTCAAGAATTTAATTAACTTGGGGTGTTTGTTTCCACAAGTGGGATGTGCACAGTTTAGTGAAAAGCCCAGCGTATATGCTTGTTTAGGCTTGAAATGTAGTGAATTTATTGGGTTTTCAGGAAATCATGCAATAAGGTGTCTTGGAGATCAGAATTGTTCTTCCAATTCAGCTTCTGAATTGCCAAGTGTGGTTGATAACAGAGAAAGCAGCTTGGCTAACAAATTGCAGAAGGATTTGACCTCTTTACCCA GACCATTATCTGTCTCTGACTTTTCTACTTTTCCAAGTCATGGCTCGAAGGTGCGGGTATCTTTTAAG GGGGAGCCTGGTTCATATAGTGAAGATGCAGCACTGAAAGCTTATCCACAATGCGAAACTGTTCCTTGTAATGAGTTTGAAGATGCTTTTAAG GCAGTTGAATTATGGATCGCTGATAGAGCAGTTCTCCCGATTGAAAATTCTTTAAGTGGAAGTATTCATCGAAACTATGACTTGCTTCTTCGTCATAGACTACATATTGTGGGTGAGGTtcagttgcctgtaaatttttgCCTTCTAGCACTACCAGGCATCCCACTGGAGCGGTTAAAACGTGTCCTAAGCCATCCACAG GCACTTGCACAAAGCGATAATTTTCTCAGCAAGTTAGGTGTTGTTAGAGAAAATTTTGAAGACACCGCTGGTGCTGCTCAG CTTGTAGTTTCAAAGAGAATGTTTGATGCTGGTGTCATTGCAACTGCTCGAGCAGCAGAAATCTATGGACTCAATATAGTTGCCAAAGCAATTCAG GATGAACCAGATAACTTTACACGCTTTATTATACTTGCAAGAGATCCTATAATTCCAAGGACAGACAAGGCTTTTAAG ACAAGTATTGTATTTACTTTAGAGGAAGGCCCAGGAGTAATATTCAAAGCCTTAGCAGTGTTTGCACTGAGGGATATTAACTTGACAAAG ATTGAAAGTCGACCCCAAAGAAAGCAACCACTGAGAGTAGTTGATGACTCCAATAATGGAACTGCCAA GTATTTTGATTACCTGTTCTATATTGACTTTGAGGCATCTATGGCAGAATCTCGTGCACAAAATGCTTTAGGTCATTTGCAG CAGGAATTTGCAACATTTCTTCGTATACTTGGAAGTTATCCCATAGATGCAGCTGCTTAG